One region of Dokdonia sp. 4H-3-7-5 genomic DNA includes:
- a CDS encoding MBL fold metallo-hydrolase, with the protein MKVQQFEYKPLAHYSYALVSNGEIAIIDPERDPKEYYAFAKANNAKIVAIIETHPHADFVSSHLQIQKETGATIYNSAKLGADYPHTAFDEGDSITIGKATLKAINTPGHSPDSITIVASQGSDTILFTGDTIFIGDVGRPDLREKAGNMKAKREKLAEMMYQTITTKFTDLPDNAVVYPAHGAGSLCGKNLSDANSSTLGNERMGNWAFKAQSKKEFMDTILDGQPFIPSYFGFNVAINKTGAESLEPAIERVPFKKDVAATGLIVDMRDEAIFKEGHLAGSINIQAVSDNAKFETWLGAIVQPEEEFTLVITSEEDKNYMLNRVAKIGYEKQLKEIITLGTEGLVKSADLDVQDFKNNPDNYTIIDIRNVSEVQEEQFFKNALSHPLNELRETASNISKDKPIVVHCAGGYRSAAGSSILERELTGATIFDLSENINNFK; encoded by the coding sequence ATGAAAGTACAACAATTTGAATATAAACCATTAGCACATTACTCATACGCATTAGTGAGTAATGGAGAGATAGCCATTATAGATCCAGAGCGTGACCCTAAGGAGTATTACGCTTTCGCGAAAGCGAATAATGCAAAGATCGTAGCTATCATAGAAACACATCCACATGCAGATTTTGTGAGTTCGCACTTGCAAATTCAAAAGGAAACTGGAGCAACAATTTACAATAGTGCAAAGCTAGGAGCAGATTATCCACATACAGCATTTGATGAAGGTGATAGCATTACAATAGGAAAAGCAACACTAAAAGCTATAAATACTCCAGGCCACTCACCAGATAGCATTACTATTGTTGCAAGTCAAGGTAGTGATACTATCTTATTTACAGGAGACACCATTTTTATAGGAGATGTAGGCCGTCCTGACTTACGTGAAAAAGCTGGGAATATGAAAGCTAAGCGTGAGAAACTCGCAGAAATGATGTACCAGACTATAACTACTAAGTTTACAGATCTACCTGATAACGCTGTAGTATATCCAGCACATGGAGCAGGATCTTTATGTGGTAAAAATCTGAGTGATGCAAATAGCAGCACGCTAGGTAATGAACGTATGGGTAACTGGGCGTTTAAAGCACAATCCAAAAAAGAATTTATGGATACCATCCTTGACGGACAGCCATTTATACCATCTTATTTTGGGTTTAATGTTGCCATCAATAAAACTGGCGCAGAAAGCTTAGAGCCTGCTATAGAACGAGTTCCTTTTAAGAAGGATGTCGCAGCGACTGGCTTAATTGTAGATATGAGAGATGAAGCCATATTTAAAGAAGGCCATCTTGCAGGAAGTATAAACATACAGGCAGTTTCTGATAATGCAAAGTTTGAAACTTGGCTAGGTGCAATCGTACAACCTGAAGAAGAGTTTACACTAGTTATAACTTCTGAAGAAGATAAAAACTATATGCTGAACAGAGTTGCCAAAATAGGCTACGAAAAGCAGCTAAAAGAAATAATAACACTGGGAACTGAAGGTCTAGTTAAATCAGCAGATTTAGATGTGCAAGATTTCAAAAACAATCCCGACAACTATACCATTATAGACATCCGTAATGTGAGCGAAGTTCAAGAAGAGCAATTCTTTAAGAACGCACTGTCACATCCACTTAATGAATTGAGAGAAACAGCAAGTAACATCTCTAAGGACAAACCTATTGTAGTACATTGTGCTGGTGGATATAGAAGTGCTGCAGGAAGTAGTATTCTAGAAAGAGAATTAACCGGAGCAACTATTTTTGACCTCAGTGAGAATATTAATAATTTTAAATAA
- a CDS encoding cytochrome ubiquinol oxidase subunit I, whose amino-acid sequence MDTEILARIQFAFTISFHYIYPPLSIGLGLIMVIMESLWIRTKNEQYHILAKFWTKIFALTFGIGVVTGIVMEFEFGTNWATYSRYVGDIFGSALAAEGIFAFALESGFLGILLFGWNRVKPWVHLVATIGVFLGSMFSAVWIVVANSWQQTPAGYHIVGEGMNARAEITDFWAMVFNPSSVDRLTHTWFAAFLAGAFLVLSVHAYYLIKGRYVVISKMAFKIALGVATIFSLMQLVTGHSSAEGVAVNQPAKLAALEGHYDASGPADLYLFGWVDNETQEVTGIKLPGGLSFLLHQDFDAPVTGLNAFPEEDRPGQVNAVFQFYHIMIAIGMFFIGLTLFACFLWWRGTLFETKWLLKIFVPSVILAQIGNQVGWFAAEMGRQPWVVYGHLRTSEAFSQAVTANQIVFSLVLFFVVYALLLFLFLYLLTKKIKHGPYNEDDNDMEERTFTKEITEQVANTLNS is encoded by the coding sequence ATGGATACCGAAATTCTTGCTAGAATCCAGTTTGCTTTTACCATCTCCTTTCACTACATCTACCCACCATTAAGTATAGGCCTAGGTCTTATTATGGTAATTATGGAAAGCTTGTGGATACGCACAAAAAATGAACAATATCACATCCTTGCCAAGTTTTGGACTAAGATTTTTGCACTCACCTTTGGGATAGGAGTGGTTACGGGAATCGTAATGGAGTTTGAGTTTGGGACAAACTGGGCAACATATTCTCGCTATGTAGGTGACATATTCGGCAGTGCGCTAGCCGCCGAAGGTATTTTTGCCTTTGCTCTAGAAAGCGGATTTCTAGGTATCTTACTCTTTGGATGGAACCGTGTAAAACCTTGGGTACACCTTGTTGCAACCATAGGTGTATTTTTAGGATCTATGTTTTCTGCCGTTTGGATTGTGGTAGCAAATAGCTGGCAGCAAACGCCTGCTGGTTATCATATTGTAGGAGAAGGAATGAATGCCCGTGCAGAGATTACAGATTTCTGGGCAATGGTTTTTAATCCTTCTAGTGTAGATAGACTTACGCATACGTGGTTTGCAGCATTTCTCGCTGGAGCATTCTTAGTACTTAGTGTACATGCATATTACCTTATTAAAGGTCGTTATGTTGTGATTTCTAAAATGGCATTTAAAATTGCGCTAGGAGTTGCCACTATCTTTTCTTTAATGCAATTAGTCACTGGTCACAGTTCGGCAGAGGGCGTTGCTGTTAATCAGCCAGCAAAACTAGCTGCGCTAGAAGGACATTATGATGCAAGTGGCCCAGCAGATTTATATCTTTTTGGCTGGGTTGATAATGAGACACAAGAAGTCACAGGGATTAAATTACCAGGAGGATTATCTTTCTTACTGCATCAAGATTTTGACGCTCCAGTAACTGGTCTTAATGCCTTTCCAGAAGAAGACAGACCTGGACAAGTAAATGCGGTCTTCCAGTTTTATCATATTATGATTGCAATCGGTATGTTCTTCATTGGGCTTACGCTTTTTGCTTGTTTCTTATGGTGGCGAGGTACGCTGTTTGAAACAAAATGGTTGCTCAAGATATTTGTGCCATCTGTAATACTTGCGCAGATAGGGAATCAAGTAGGCTGGTTTGCAGCAGAGATGGGAAGACAGCCTTGGGTAGTATACGGTCATTTGAGAACTTCTGAGGCCTTCTCACAAGCTGTTACTGCAAATCAGATTGTATTCTCACTCGTACTATTCTTTGTAGTTTATGCTTTATTACTTTTCTTATTTCTTTACTTATTAACTAAGAAAATTAAACACGGCCCTTATAACGAAGATGATAATGATATGGAAGAAAGAACCTTTACTAAGGAAATTACAGAACAGGTAGCAAACACTTTAAATTCATAA
- the epsC gene encoding serine O-acetyltransferase EpsC, with amino-acid sequence MNYTDLITSINKQKKEIKVSILLKQESQRFTQLLFNTLFDNGTDTEKTLETLEALFITIRDLACPEIKGSPCKKWDDFTLVIPTLFCSLKKDAEAIYSNDPAAQSLEEVYLAYPGFFAIAIYRMAREFYELGLPLIPRLMTEYAHQLTGIDIHPGAQIGESFFIDHGTGVVIGETAEIHNNVKLYQGVTLGALTVNKDLKSIKRHPTIEDNVTIYANATILGGITVIGKDSIIGGNTWVTKTVPQNSIVLHNPKVEIRNKK; translated from the coding sequence ATGAATTATACCGATTTAATTACATCTATCAATAAACAGAAAAAGGAAATCAAAGTTTCCATTCTATTGAAGCAAGAATCGCAACGATTTACACAGTTGTTATTTAACACACTGTTTGATAATGGAACAGATACAGAAAAGACTCTTGAGACTCTTGAAGCCTTATTTATTACCATAAGAGATCTTGCTTGTCCAGAGATTAAAGGTAGTCCGTGTAAAAAATGGGATGACTTCACACTTGTAATACCTACGCTCTTTTGTAGTTTAAAAAAGGATGCAGAGGCTATTTATAGCAATGATCCTGCTGCACAATCTCTAGAAGAAGTGTACCTAGCCTATCCTGGTTTTTTTGCTATTGCGATTTATAGAATGGCAAGAGAATTTTATGAGTTAGGTTTACCACTCATACCACGACTAATGACAGAATATGCACACCAGCTTACGGGTATAGATATTCATCCAGGAGCGCAAATAGGAGAATCCTTTTTTATTGATCACGGAACCGGAGTGGTGATAGGAGAGACTGCCGAAATACATAATAATGTAAAACTATATCAAGGAGTTACCCTAGGTGCACTTACGGTAAACAAGGATTTAAAGAGCATAAAAAGACACCCTACCATTGAGGATAATGTTACGATTTATGCAAATGCAACAATACTAGGTGGAATTACAGTTATAGGAAAAGATAGTATCATAGGAGGTAATACTTGGGTGACAAAGACAGTACCTCAAAACTCTATAGTACTCCACAATCCTAAAGTAGAAATTCGCAATAAAAAATAA
- the cydB gene encoding cytochrome d ubiquinol oxidase subunit II, which produces METLLGIDYPTLWFLVVGGVFSGYAILDGFDFGAGAWHLFFRKELSRRVALNAVGPVWDGNEVWLVIGGGALFAGFPVMYATFFSGLYIPFMLFLMFIIFRAIAIEFRSKEEWLWWRKMWDICYSVSSIMLAFLLGVVMGNVLQGIPIGPDLEYDGSPFLGFLNPYAIITGFTTLFLFMTHGAIYLLLKTEGKLFDKLEGLLKKAIILFIVFFLITSLYTLIYIPHLSDDFKETPALFIIPILTFLSIANIPRLAHKKRFKIAFFFSALTISLMMVLVAIELYPTLLYSTIDPANSITIYNAASSDKSLGISLTMVAIGTPLVLGYTFFVYKTFAGKVKLDDHSY; this is translated from the coding sequence ATGGAAACTTTATTAGGTATAGATTACCCTACACTTTGGTTTCTCGTTGTAGGAGGTGTTTTTTCTGGATATGCCATACTAGATGGTTTTGATTTTGGGGCTGGTGCCTGGCATTTATTTTTTAGAAAGGAATTAAGTAGACGTGTTGCTCTCAATGCGGTAGGACCTGTATGGGACGGAAACGAAGTATGGCTAGTAATAGGTGGAGGTGCTCTCTTTGCTGGATTCCCAGTAATGTATGCCACTTTCTTTTCTGGCTTGTATATCCCTTTTATGCTCTTTTTAATGTTTATCATTTTTAGAGCAATTGCTATAGAATTTAGAAGTAAAGAAGAATGGCTATGGTGGCGCAAAATGTGGGATATATGCTACAGTGTGAGTAGTATCATGCTAGCGTTTTTACTAGGTGTCGTAATGGGCAACGTACTACAGGGAATTCCTATAGGTCCAGATCTAGAGTATGACGGAAGTCCATTTCTTGGCTTTTTAAATCCGTACGCAATCATTACAGGATTTACTACACTATTCTTATTTATGACCCACGGAGCTATCTATTTACTACTCAAAACAGAAGGAAAGCTTTTTGATAAACTAGAAGGACTTCTTAAAAAGGCTATTATTCTTTTTATAGTGTTCTTTCTAATCACATCTTTATACACGCTTATTTACATACCTCATCTTTCTGATGATTTTAAGGAAACTCCAGCTTTATTTATCATACCAATACTTACGTTTTTAAGTATCGCAAACATCCCGAGACTGGCTCACAAAAAGCGTTTTAAGATAGCCTTTTTCTTCTCTGCACTTACCATTTCTTTAATGATGGTGCTTGTAGCTATAGAGTTATACCCTACGCTTCTATACTCAACAATTGATCCGGCAAATAGTATTACGATTTACAATGCCGCATCTTCAGATAAGTCATTAGGCATAAGCTTGACAATGGTTGCTATAGGAACTCCGCTCGTTTTAGGATATACTTTCTTTGTGTATAAAACCTTTGCAGGTAAAGTAAAACTTGATGACCACAGTTATTAA
- a CDS encoding Dps family protein: protein MSNTNNIGLDISTSQTTATQLNDLLSNYQIFYMNLRGFHWNITGKKFFELHVKFEELYNNALIKVDEIAERVLTLSATPTHSFKDYLNSSDIEAAKNVTDGEEAIDNILESLKVLLQKERTILTTAGDGGDEGTVALMSDYITQQEKLVWMLSAYRN, encoded by the coding sequence ATGAGCAATACAAACAACATAGGTTTAGACATTTCAACATCTCAAACCACAGCAACCCAACTTAACGACTTACTTTCTAACTACCAGATCTTTTATATGAACCTAAGAGGTTTTCACTGGAATATTACGGGAAAGAAATTTTTTGAACTACATGTAAAATTTGAAGAGTTATATAATAATGCACTCATCAAAGTAGATGAAATCGCAGAGCGTGTACTTACTTTAAGTGCTACTCCTACTCATTCATTTAAGGACTACTTAAACAGCTCAGACATTGAAGCTGCCAAAAATGTAACTGATGGCGAAGAGGCAATAGATAACATCCTTGAATCTTTAAAGGTGTTGTTACAAAAGGAAAGAACAATACTTACAACTGCTGGAGACGGTGGTGATGAAGGTACTGTTGCTTTAATGAGTGATTACATTACACAACAAGAAAAGCTAGTGTGGATGCTCTCTGCATATCGTAACTAG
- a CDS encoding peroxiredoxin: MDKENLLPEQVISMPRIGDTAPDFEAVTTKGTIKMSEFAKDKWTVMFSHPADFTPVCTTEMSGFAIRKPEFDALNTELLGLSIDSIHAHLGWVQNVRENTGIYFDFPIIADIDMKVSKLYGMLQPNESETAAVRAVFFIDPAKKIRLIMYYPLNVGRNMDEILRALDALQMSDKHKVSMPLDWKRGDQVICSPPKTLDALNERLADDSVEKVTWYLAKKSI, from the coding sequence ATGGATAAAGAAAACCTATTGCCAGAACAAGTAATCTCAATGCCTAGAATAGGTGATACAGCACCAGATTTTGAGGCAGTTACGACTAAGGGAACTATAAAAATGTCTGAGTTTGCAAAAGATAAGTGGACAGTGATGTTCTCTCACCCTGCAGATTTCACTCCAGTGTGTACCACAGAAATGAGTGGTTTCGCTATTAGAAAACCAGAATTTGACGCCTTAAATACAGAACTACTAGGTCTTAGTATAGACAGTATACACGCTCACTTAGGATGGGTTCAAAATGTAAGAGAAAACACAGGTATTTACTTTGATTTTCCTATCATCGCAGATATTGATATGAAGGTATCAAAGCTATACGGGATGTTACAGCCTAACGAGAGTGAGACTGCAGCAGTAAGAGCTGTTTTCTTTATCGATCCTGCCAAAAAAATTCGTCTTATTATGTATTACCCGCTTAATGTTGGTCGTAATATGGATGAAATTCTAAGAGCGCTAGATGCACTGCAAATGTCAGATAAGCATAAGGTATCTATGCCGCTAGACTGGAAAAGAGGTGATCAAGTGATTTGCTCTCCACCTAAAACACTAGACGCATTAAACGAGAGACTTGCAGATGATTCTGTAGAAAAAGTTACTTGGTATCTCGCAAAAAAGAGTATCTAA
- a CDS encoding TonB-dependent receptor domain-containing protein: MNIKRTALLCALIPVSMIAQETGEKQDTITSKSIQLNTVLVTGQGNTDPVLTTVKTDLLKKVVQPKNVADLFNDFNGFSLIKRGNYAIDPSFRAIQYEQLNIQFDGGTKAVHACPNRMDPITTHVVPEEIERIEVIKGPYTVRYGATFGGVINLVTQKPQSMDNGLHGRVNTGYESNGNSLVSSLSLNQVTEKYDITANAGYRDFGNYEDGDGVEIPSSFRSLDYGLRLGYNINDNQRIQAHWRQSFGRDVLHAGLPMDTEEDNSSILSIDYKKTKKNGFIKELNAKVYYSYVDHIMSNENRPSFMTTEALSAIDATTAGGKLELKMKPTDNWILYGGLDAMLIARDGGRTRVVKRNMMGMELAEPLVFQDKVWQDSYVNDFGLFVENKYALSDKTMLTAGVRYDLVVSDIQDPEADFQSLYTNLEQREEHNISATVSIKHKVSDNVTLEAAYGRGVRSANMIERYINHFSVGQDPFEYVGNPFLEAEVNNQFEIGIKGKQFFTTGIDAIRYGLSGYYSFYENYIVQVVDPELDRKFMPMTQPQEVKRFVNLDNAYKTGFEADVAIDFALYFNVNTSLSYVYTKNEDLDESLPLTPPLITRLGVAFEKDRYWASVDYTVTSKQDEIASSFREQETAGYETLDVRFGMEVIKDFNVGLAVLNAFDETYNNHLNFSFVNQADFTRVPINDPGRNFSVFVQYGF; encoded by the coding sequence ATGAATATAAAAAGAACTGCGCTTCTGTGCGCACTTATACCTGTATCAATGATAGCTCAAGAAACAGGGGAAAAACAAGACACAATAACTTCAAAATCTATTCAATTAAATACAGTACTTGTCACTGGACAAGGAAATACAGACCCAGTACTAACTACAGTTAAAACAGATCTTCTTAAGAAAGTAGTGCAACCCAAAAATGTAGCCGACTTATTTAATGATTTCAACGGGTTTTCATTAATTAAACGAGGTAACTATGCCATAGATCCGTCATTTAGAGCTATTCAGTATGAACAGCTTAATATTCAATTTGATGGCGGTACAAAAGCAGTACACGCTTGCCCTAACAGAATGGATCCTATTACTACTCATGTGGTACCTGAAGAGATAGAACGTATTGAGGTAATAAAAGGGCCTTATACCGTGAGGTATGGAGCAACCTTTGGCGGAGTGATTAATTTAGTCACTCAGAAACCTCAATCTATGGACAACGGCTTGCATGGTCGTGTAAATACTGGATATGAATCTAATGGCAATTCTCTCGTATCTTCTTTATCGCTAAATCAAGTAACTGAGAAATATGATATCACTGCAAATGCTGGTTATCGTGATTTTGGTAATTATGAAGATGGGGATGGTGTTGAGATTCCTTCGTCCTTTAGAAGTTTAGATTATGGTTTGAGGTTAGGGTATAATATAAACGATAACCAAAGAATTCAAGCGCACTGGAGACAATCATTTGGCAGAGATGTATTACACGCTGGATTACCTATGGATACAGAAGAGGATAATAGTTCAATTTTATCCATAGACTATAAGAAGACTAAGAAGAATGGTTTTATAAAAGAGCTTAATGCAAAAGTATATTACTCTTATGTAGATCATATCATGTCTAACGAAAACAGACCTTCGTTCATGACTACAGAGGCGCTGTCTGCTATAGATGCTACTACGGCAGGAGGGAAACTAGAGTTAAAAATGAAACCAACAGATAATTGGATTCTCTATGGAGGTCTTGATGCCATGCTTATTGCAAGAGATGGTGGTAGGACGAGAGTTGTAAAACGTAATATGATGGGTATGGAGCTTGCAGAACCTTTGGTTTTTCAGGATAAAGTATGGCAAGACTCTTATGTAAATGACTTTGGGTTATTTGTAGAAAATAAATATGCATTGTCAGATAAGACAATGCTTACTGCAGGAGTGAGATATGATCTTGTGGTCTCAGACATCCAAGATCCAGAAGCAGATTTCCAGTCGCTATATACTAACTTAGAGCAGCGAGAGGAACATAATATCTCAGCAACGGTCTCTATCAAGCATAAAGTGTCAGATAATGTAACTTTAGAAGCAGCTTATGGGCGTGGCGTACGATCTGCAAATATGATAGAGCGTTATATAAATCACTTTTCTGTAGGACAAGATCCTTTTGAATATGTCGGAAATCCTTTTCTAGAAGCTGAGGTGAATAACCAGTTTGAAATAGGAATAAAAGGGAAGCAGTTCTTTACTACTGGAATTGATGCAATTAGATACGGCTTATCTGGATACTATTCATTTTATGAAAACTATATTGTACAAGTAGTAGACCCGGAGCTGGACCGTAAATTTATGCCTATGACACAACCACAAGAAGTAAAACGATTTGTAAATCTTGATAACGCTTACAAAACAGGTTTTGAAGCCGATGTAGCAATCGATTTTGCTCTTTATTTCAATGTTAATACAAGTCTCTCTTATGTTTATACTAAAAATGAAGATCTAGATGAGTCGCTGCCATTAACACCTCCTTTGATTACAAGACTAGGAGTAGCTTTTGAAAAAGATAGATACTGGGCTAGTGTAGATTATACAGTGACATCAAAACAAGATGAGATAGCGTCAAGCTTTAGAGAGCAAGAAACTGCAGGTTATGAAACCTTAGACGTGCGTTTTGGTATGGAAGTTATTAAAGACTTTAATGTAGGTCTAGCAGTCTTAAATGCATTTGATGAGACTTATAATAATCACCTCAACTTCTCTTTTGTAAATCAGGCAGATTTTACAAGAGTACCTATAAACGACCCAGGTAGAAATTTCTCTGTATTTGTACAGTATGGATTTTAG
- the cysM gene encoding cysteine synthase CysM, translated as MNKTLLDQIGNTPIVKSIALNTNPNVSLYFKLEGDNPGGSVKDRAAYNMIKSALDSGAIDKSTKLIEATSGNTGIALAMIAAIYGLEIELVMPSKATKERVQTMRAYGAKVTLHPDGIEGARDYAIDKVENEGYFSFNQFSNDHNWQAHYKTTGPEIWRDTQGEVTHFVSSMGTTGTIMGTSTFLKEQNSDIQIVGVQPTDGSSIPGIRKWPQEYLPKIFNASKVDRTIEVSRDESIAMARRLAQEEGILAGMSSGGATTAALKLASELESGIIVSIICDRGDRYLSSELFE; from the coding sequence ATGAATAAGACACTCTTAGATCAAATAGGAAACACTCCAATAGTCAAGTCTATAGCATTAAATACAAACCCAAATGTGAGTTTATATTTTAAACTAGAAGGTGACAATCCTGGAGGTAGTGTAAAAGACAGAGCTGCTTATAATATGATTAAAAGCGCGCTAGATAGCGGCGCTATAGATAAAAGCACAAAGCTTATTGAGGCTACAAGTGGTAATACAGGTATAGCACTTGCCATGATTGCTGCTATTTATGGGCTAGAAATAGAACTCGTAATGCCTTCAAAGGCAACTAAGGAACGTGTGCAAACCATGAGAGCTTACGGAGCAAAAGTTACACTTCACCCTGACGGGATAGAAGGCGCTAGAGATTATGCTATTGATAAGGTTGAAAATGAAGGGTACTTCTCTTTTAACCAGTTTTCAAATGATCATAACTGGCAGGCTCACTACAAAACCACAGGTCCAGAAATATGGAGAGATACTCAAGGTGAGGTAACGCACTTTGTATCTTCTATGGGAACCACAGGTACCATCATGGGAACCTCAACATTTTTAAAAGAACAAAACAGCGATATCCAGATTGTAGGAGTACAACCTACAGATGGATCTAGCATTCCGGGCATACGTAAATGGCCACAAGAATATTTACCAAAAATCTTTAATGCATCAAAAGTAGATAGAACCATCGAAGTAAGTCGTGATGAGTCTATTGCCATGGCTAGAAGGCTAGCACAAGAAGAAGGAATACTAGCAGGTATGAGTAGCGGTGGCGCAACTACGGCGGCTCTAAAACTAGCTAGCGAACTAGAAAGCGGAATTATAGTAAGCATCATTTGTGATCGCGGAGATAGATACCTTTCGTCAGAGTTATTTGAATAG